The following proteins come from a genomic window of Peptoniphilus equinus:
- a CDS encoding zinc ribbon domain-containing protein, with product MKEKFYRFMQGRYGAMYGSDTLSRVLMVLVIASFAVGRALHVQTAYVTLLLIVYMYFRLFSKNITGRYNENRKVQQALNAVTAPFSKLKRRLGDRENKYVSCPSCHQELRIPKGKGRIKVTCPKCGHKFDGRS from the coding sequence ATGAAAGAAAAGTTTTATCGTTTTATGCAAGGGCGCTATGGCGCCATGTATGGCAGTGACACGTTAAGTCGCGTGCTGATGGTCCTTGTCATCGCAAGCTTTGCCGTCGGGCGGGCGCTTCATGTTCAGACGGCGTACGTCACCCTGCTTCTTATCGTCTATATGTACTTTCGCCTGTTCAGTAAAAATATCACCGGGCGCTACAATGAGAACCGAAAGGTTCAGCAGGCTCTCAATGCAGTGACGGCACCGTTTAGCAAGCTTAAGCGACGGTTGGGCGACCGGGAGAACAAATACGTGAGCTGTCCGTCCTGTCATCAGGAGCTGCGTATACCTAAGGGCAAGGGACGGATAAAAGTGACCTGCCCCAAGTGCGGTCATAAGTTTGATGGGAGAAGTTAA
- a CDS encoding carbon starvation CstA family protein, protein MTLFLIGLVILLVGGIGYGRYCEKVFGPDDRVTPAVALADGVDYVGMKKWKNQLIELLNIAGTGPILGPIQGILFGPIAFLTIPIGCVLAGSLHDYFVGMISMRNEGAQIPRLMQKYIGSGTNKVYNIIIWILMLLTGVVFIYTPGDLIVNDILGLDVNSGVIWVVYAIILLYYILATLFPIDAIIGRVYPIFGAFLIVSAIGVFVGVLFTGSADLHPITEGALISAHPTGQSFIPVFFITVACGIMSGFHGSQATLISRTVKSEREGRHTFYNMMLIEGFIAMCWAAGAMVLFNTTAALDTPATLVVGEVSRRFMGNIGGLIAIVGVIVLPITSGDTAFRSLRLMIAEQFNIDQKAPAKRIMLSIIIFIPALAILFFAKSNAEGFNLLWRYFGFTNQLVAVFALVLTAVYLKIHGKNYIIALAPAFFYTFVVISYICHAEIGFSLDARLGMDGYTVSYIVGVVAAVLMVLFVNKASSHNKDEILRLDNAH, encoded by the coding sequence ATGACATTATTTCTTATCGGACTTGTCATTCTCCTCGTCGGCGGTATCGGCTACGGTCGTTACTGTGAAAAAGTTTTCGGCCCTGACGATCGTGTGACCCCTGCGGTTGCACTCGCTGACGGCGTGGACTACGTGGGAATGAAAAAGTGGAAAAACCAACTTATCGAACTGTTAAACATTGCCGGGACCGGGCCGATCCTCGGACCCATCCAGGGGATTCTCTTCGGACCCATCGCATTCTTAACCATCCCTATCGGCTGTGTACTCGCCGGTTCACTTCACGACTACTTTGTCGGCATGATCTCCATGCGCAATGAAGGGGCACAAATTCCTCGACTCATGCAAAAATACATAGGCTCCGGAACCAACAAAGTATACAACATCATCATCTGGATCCTCATGCTCCTCACCGGAGTCGTCTTTATCTACACGCCCGGCGATTTGATTGTCAACGATATTTTAGGGCTGGATGTGAACTCCGGCGTCATTTGGGTTGTCTATGCTATCATCTTACTCTATTACATCCTGGCGACACTCTTCCCTATTGATGCCATCATCGGACGGGTCTATCCTATCTTCGGCGCATTTCTGATCGTCAGCGCCATCGGCGTTTTTGTCGGCGTACTCTTCACTGGCAGTGCCGATCTTCACCCTATTACCGAGGGCGCACTGATCTCCGCACACCCTACGGGGCAATCTTTTATTCCGGTGTTCTTCATCACCGTCGCCTGCGGTATTATGTCCGGGTTCCACGGCTCCCAAGCTACGCTGATCTCCCGTACCGTCAAGAGCGAACGTGAAGGCCGCCACACCTTCTACAACATGATGCTTATTGAAGGCTTCATCGCTATGTGCTGGGCCGCAGGCGCTATGGTGCTCTTTAACACCACCGCCGCCCTCGACACTCCTGCAACCCTTGTCGTCGGCGAAGTATCCCGCCGCTTCATGGGCAACATCGGTGGTCTGATTGCCATCGTCGGCGTTATCGTCCTTCCAATCACCTCCGGTGACACGGCTTTCCGCTCTCTTCGTCTGATGATTGCTGAGCAGTTCAACATCGACCAAAAGGCACCTGCAAAACGAATTATGCTCTCTATCATCATCTTCATTCCGGCCCTTGCCATTCTGTTCTTTGCAAAGAGCAATGCTGAAGGCTTCAACCTGCTCTGGCGTTACTTCGGTTTCACCAACCAGCTGGTTGCCGTCTTTGCCTTAGTTCTTACCGCTGTATATCTAAAGATTCACGGTAAGAACTACATCATCGCATTGGCGCCGGCATTCTTCTACACCTTCGTCGTCATCAGCTACATCTGTCACGCTGAAATCGGCTTCTCTCTCGACGCCCGTCTCGGCATGGACGGCTACACCGTAAGCTACATCGTCGGTGTCGTGGCCGCAGTCCTGATGGTCCTCTTTGTCAACAAAGCCTCATCGCACAACAAAGACGAGATCCTGCGTCTCGATAACGCTCACTAA
- a CDS encoding DUF4368 domain-containing protein: MMSKNYTQEQKDLKAEVRSLQQVIEEQERQADNLEQFIQRVKRNSDLTELNPYALRELVKAVYVEAPDKSTGKRKQKIHISYDLIGFIPVDVLLKAEQV, from the coding sequence ATGATGAGCAAGAACTACACACAGGAACAAAAAGACCTCAAGGCTGAGGTCAGAAGTCTGCAACAGGTTATTGAAGAACAGGAACGACAGGCAGATAATTTAGAGCAGTTTATCCAAAGGGTAAAACGAAACAGCGACCTCACGGAGCTGAACCCCTACGCCCTCAGAGAGCTTGTTAAGGCTGTTTATGTTGAAGCACCCGACAAGTCCACCGGCAAGAGGAAACAGAAGATTCATATCTCCTATGACCTCATAGGCTTCATCCCCGTGGATGTACTGCTAAAAGCGGAACAGGTATGA
- a CDS encoding NUDIX domain-containing protein, translating to MHKIFGVKCEDAYVDRKGAYIIPFNNGKLGVVQTSKGFFFLGGGIDENETDNECIQRECLEEAGCSVVVKEFVCSAEAYIEHPVIEHFHPIQNYYAGEIIQKDQEPMETDHKLVWLSYEELKGSRYAR from the coding sequence ATGCACAAAATATTTGGAGTTAAATGCGAGGACGCCTATGTTGACAGGAAGGGTGCGTATATTATTCCGTTTAATAATGGCAAACTCGGTGTTGTGCAAACATCAAAGGGTTTCTTTTTCCTTGGCGGCGGCATTGATGAAAATGAAACTGACAATGAGTGTATTCAAAGAGAGTGTTTAGAGGAAGCAGGCTGTTCTGTCGTTGTCAAAGAGTTTGTATGTTCCGCTGAAGCATATATTGAGCATCCTGTAATTGAACACTTCCACCCGATTCAGAATTATTACGCTGGCGAGATAATACAGAAAGACCAAGAACCGATGGAAACCGACCACAAATTAGTTTGGTTGTCCTACGAGGAACTAAAAGGTAGCCGGTACGCTCGATGA
- a CDS encoding plasmid mobilization protein: MPDNRNRKRPIQVKFFVDEKEQALIKKKMEQAGIENMSAYIRKMVIDGYVVKLDMPELRELTLRMKSISNSENQIAKRVNSTGNIYEEDIEEIKKNQEEIYEGIRKILISLSKIK; encoded by the coding sequence ATGCCAGATAACAGAAATCGCAAACGACCGATACAGGTAAAGTTCTTTGTAGATGAAAAAGAGCAAGCTCTGATAAAAAAGAAAATGGAACAGGCGGGCATTGAGAATATGAGTGCCTATATCCGCAAAATGGTAATTGACGGATACGTTGTAAAATTGGATATGCCCGAACTTCGTGAGCTGACACTTAGAATGAAAAGCATCTCCAACAGCGAAAACCAAATTGCCAAGCGTGTCAATTCCACCGGCAATATTTACGAAGAAGATATTGAAGAAATCAAAAAGAACCAGGAAGAAATTTATGAGGGAATCCGAAAAATCCTTATATCACTCTCCAAAATAAAGTGA
- a CDS encoding nuclear transport factor 2 family protein, which translates to MNIQQFWSDILAQRADEIREYFHADAYVNWHCSNENFTVDEFIRANCEYPGDWDGEVEKIVTTDDMIITATQVYPKDRSPSFHVTSFIKLKDDKIVAMDEYWADDGEAPKWRQDMKIGRKITASYK; encoded by the coding sequence ATGAACATACAACAGTTTTGGTCTGACATTCTCGCACAGAGAGCAGACGAGATAAGAGAATATTTCCACGCCGATGCCTATGTGAATTGGCATTGCTCCAATGAGAATTTCACGGTAGATGAATTTATAAGAGCCAACTGCGAGTATCCCGGCGATTGGGATGGCGAGGTTGAAAAGATCGTCACGACGGACGATATGATTATCACTGCAACACAGGTATATCCGAAAGATCGCTCCCCTTCTTTCCACGTTACCTCCTTCATCAAGCTCAAAGACGATAAGATCGTTGCTATGGACGAGTATTGGGCAGACGATGGCGAAGCTCCGAAGTGGCGGCAAGATATGAAGATTGGAAGAAAAATAACCGCATCATATAAGTGA
- a CDS encoding DUF6061 family protein, producing the protein MAYADLVLNGDPEAYLKSVTEYNSLD; encoded by the coding sequence TTGGCGTATGCCGACCTCGTTTTGAACGGAGACCCAGAGGCATATCTCAAATCAGTCACCGAGTACAATTCTTTGGATTAA
- a CDS encoding DUF6061 family protein: MDSGCVELKFNDGSMIAINCTAVENEIADNMYQRSELDYLIYNDPLMTRWRMPTSF, from the coding sequence ATGGATAGCGGTTGCGTGGAGTTGAAGTTCAATGATGGCAGTATGATTGCCATTAACTGCACCGCCGTGGAAAACGAAATCGCTGACAATATGTATCAGCGGTCAGAGCTTGATTATCTTATCTACAATGACCCGTTAATGACCCGTTGGCGTATGCCGACCTCGTTTTGA
- a CDS encoding ABC transporter ATP-binding protein, producing MKYSHLIKKVWPYFYTYRHILVIDLIAAAFTTASEMALPLILRRMTDVALDPAQVLTYSVVIRLGLLFAGLKLIEMVASFYMASIGHIMGARIETDMRSDVYLHLQTMSDAYYNETKVGVLMSRITNDLFDITEFAHHCPEEYFIGLIKILFSFAVLIRVNVPLTLIIFVMIPFMIVAASKYRGGMKRAQKEQKVQVGDLNSSIEESLLGVKVVKSFANEEVESAKFNRENYKLLGVKRKYYRFMAGFNVINRGFDGLMFIVVIFLGGHFLVTDQISTGDMMAYTLYVSSLLATVRRIVEFTEQFQRGMTGIERFSEIMATESDIVDAEDAVSLSDVLGRIVFDHVDFKYERDTDYVLKDFNLTVEPGANLAIVGPSGSGKTTICNLIPRFYDVNGGTVSVDGVDVRQVQLKSLRENIGIMQQDVYLFSGSVLENIRYGRPEAPDEDVYAAARMAGAFDFIMDLPNGFDTYVGERGVKLSGGQKQRISIARVFLKNPPILILDEATSALDNKSEAIVQASLEELTKGRTTITIAHRLSTVQHADEILVMKDRAIIERGTHRDLMARRGYYFDLYTKGGSLLE from the coding sequence ATGAAGTATTCGCATTTAATAAAAAAGGTGTGGCCGTATTTTTATACCTACCGGCATATTTTGGTGATTGATTTGATTGCGGCGGCCTTTACCACGGCAAGTGAGATGGCGTTGCCGCTGATTCTTCGCCGCATGACGGATGTGGCGCTGGATCCGGCGCAAGTGCTCACCTACAGCGTGGTGATTCGCCTGGGCTTACTCTTTGCGGGACTTAAGCTCATTGAAATGGTGGCGTCTTTTTACATGGCAAGCATTGGGCACATTATGGGGGCGCGGATTGAGACGGATATGCGCTCGGATGTCTATCTGCACCTTCAAACCATGAGTGACGCCTACTACAACGAGACGAAGGTCGGCGTGCTCATGAGCCGTATCACCAACGACCTCTTTGATATTACGGAGTTTGCCCATCACTGTCCGGAGGAGTATTTTATCGGACTGATTAAGATTCTCTTTTCCTTCGCGGTGCTGATTCGGGTCAATGTACCGTTGACGCTGATTATTTTTGTGATGATTCCCTTTATGATCGTTGCCGCGTCCAAGTATCGCGGCGGCATGAAACGGGCGCAAAAGGAACAGAAGGTCCAGGTGGGGGATTTAAACTCCAGCATCGAGGAGTCGCTCCTCGGGGTGAAAGTGGTGAAGAGCTTTGCCAATGAAGAGGTGGAGTCGGCGAAGTTTAATCGAGAGAACTATAAGCTTCTCGGCGTGAAGCGCAAGTATTACCGTTTTATGGCAGGATTCAATGTCATTAACCGCGGTTTTGACGGCCTGATGTTTATCGTGGTGATTTTCCTTGGCGGTCATTTTCTGGTGACGGATCAAATCTCCACCGGCGACATGATGGCTTACACGTTGTATGTGAGCTCGCTTCTTGCCACCGTGCGGCGCATTGTCGAGTTTACCGAGCAGTTCCAACGTGGCATGACGGGGATTGAACGGTTCAGCGAAATTATGGCGACGGAGTCGGACATTGTCGATGCCGAGGATGCCGTGTCGTTGTCCGATGTGCTCGGGCGGATTGTCTTTGACCATGTGGACTTTAAGTACGAGCGGGACACGGACTATGTGCTCAAAGACTTCAATCTCACTGTAGAACCCGGAGCGAATCTTGCCATTGTGGGGCCGAGCGGCTCGGGCAAGACGACCATCTGCAATCTCATTCCCCGGTTCTACGACGTCAATGGGGGGACGGTGTCGGTGGACGGCGTGGATGTGCGTCAGGTACAGCTCAAGTCCCTTCGGGAAAATATCGGGATTATGCAGCAGGACGTGTATCTCTTCTCCGGCAGTGTCCTTGAAAACATTCGCTACGGTCGGCCTGAGGCGCCGGATGAGGATGTCTACGCCGCGGCGCGCATGGCAGGGGCGTTTGACTTTATTATGGACTTGCCGAACGGCTTTGACACCTATGTCGGCGAGCGGGGTGTGAAGCTGAGCGGCGGACAGAAACAGCGTATCAGCATTGCCCGGGTGTTTTTAAAGAATCCGCCGATTTTGATTTTAGACGAAGCGACGTCGGCTTTGGACAACAAGAGTGAGGCCATTGTCCAGGCGTCCCTTGAAGAGCTCACCAAGGGCCGCACCACCATCACCATTGCCCACCGTCTGAGCACGGTACAACATGCCGATGAGATTTTGGTCATGAAGGATCGGGCGATTATTGAGCGAGGGACCCATAGAGACCTGATGGCACGACGGGGTTATTACTTCGATCTCTATACAAAGGGCGGCAGTTTATTGGAATAA